The Poecilia reticulata strain Guanapo linkage group LG1, Guppy_female_1.0+MT, whole genome shotgun sequence DNA window AACCGACTCCtgcgtttgtttttttattactcctctttaaaaaaaaaaaaaaaattaaaaaaaatgcagggcCCCAGATTCGTTAATCTGCGAAATTACAGCCATAATGTGAGATTATGCGCCGCTGTCGCCCGACCCATCGCTGAGGCTCGTCTTGTCAGGAGCAGCGGCTCGTTGTTGAGGATTACTAGAGATAATACGCAGTAGACTTTTACGGTGTGCGTTTAGCTGTCAAACTGACAGCGATGTGTCAGGAAGAGTAGTTAGAGCGGGTTTGTTGATATTTATTCACTTTGCAGTGCGCGTCTTTCCTCCCCTGTCTTCTGGATTACCGCTGCCCAGCAACACAGCCACCTGACAACTCTGAATGTCGTAATTAAGGTAAGGAAGGACGGAGCTCCGCGTTTCACAGTGTGCATTTTAATTCGGCGCTGCTTTTGGATGATAATTTAAGAGAACACGCTGTCTGCTCGGATGTTTAAACGCTCGCATCCCAGGTCGGATTACTCTGTCAGAGAAATCTAATAACTTTCATCCGGGGCAGCCAGTTTTCCGTCTGCTCCACAATAAAACTCTCCGAGAAGTTTATGCACACCGCTTCATCTTTTAGACATGAACAGCAAAGTGGTATTTTGAAATAGATTTCAAATGTATGAATTGTTGTGTTTGGAGATTGTTGGAAATAGCAAAAATATCATTTAAATCATTCATATTTTCCCGTTTTCCGCTTAAAAATTTAGTTTCATTCATGAAGTAGCAAAAATCGCAGAAGTAACTTCATAGttgcaacaacaacacaacaaactaGCAAATTGCCTGTATTCCTTGTGCTTTATAATTTCTGCGCACCGTCAAAATGGAGAGATGTGCAGAAAGTCCCAGAGGCAGAGTTTCCGCCGCGGACCATAAACAGGATTATTCAATATTTAGGATGTTTTAgtcttcacatttttatgtctgGGCGCTAACGAACAGGGTACAACAGTTatcaaaagtgaaaatgaatgcagtggaatattttttgcaataagtCGAAGCAAGTTTAATTCAGTCATATTTTCCTTCTTGCTGTGATCTAATGTGTGCATGGCAGCCTGCAAGAAATATATATCACACAGTGATGTGCTATGATTGCAAATGCGTTTATTTCAACCGTTAGATTGTTTTATTCAAACGACATATTGATGCCCCGGTGCCTGCAAACTACAGCTGAAGTTGTGTCGCAGCAATGTTGTGGTCTCCGGAGCAGGAACTATTGAGTGACAGCTTTCGGTCCAATCACTGCGCGACCTGATGAAGCTGAAGGATTTTAGACTGAGCCGTCCAATAGGGGCGCAGATGAGGTGGGAAACTGACAACGTCACGGATATAAATTAACCCTCAGTTTGCGCTTTTTTCGCACAGCTGTCAGATTGCACATTGCGAAGTTAAGCGACAAGACGACttacagagagagaaaatatgaTCCAGATTTGTACAGAAGAAGacttatttctttgtttatgttGCTCTAGGGAcacattttaagaaagaaaaagaaaaatcaggcattaatttTCTAAGgatttcatgtaattttttctctctctctctctctctctctctctctctctctctctctNNNNNNNNNNNNNNNNNNNNNNNNNNNNNNNNNNNNNNNNNNNNNNNNNNNNNNNNNNNNNNNNNNNNNNNNNNNNNNNNNNNNNNNNNNNNNNNNNNNNNNNNNNNNNNNNNNTCATAACAAATCCCTGGTTTTATAGACTCTGTAGTTCAACATGATCTTTATGGCAGATTGTATAATGATGTATTAGTTACCTTGTGCAGCTTTTGTTTAATGCACATACTTGTACCCGtcattttccaaaacattttttttattaccttcaGAATGCCATCTTTTATGCAAAAACAGTAGGTTATTgtccatatttgtttttaactctaaatttattttatttcaagatgccttgactatttttttaaaataatgtttaaagtGGATCATTTGGTGATTTGctcaatgtttatttaaaaccagGGTATTAATTGAGTGGAAAGAGAAATAAGGTTTTTGAGTGACGGTAACTCTTAGTTTcaagtgtttcttttaaaaaaaaattcctagTATTCTTTTTGAGgagaaagcaaataaattaacattgttataaaactaataaacagcacattacattttcattgaaGCAAggtggaaaacttttttttaaaaccacaaatacaCCAGCATTGGAAAATTGTATGAAATATCAAtacaaatatcaacaaaacaggaATAATAACCTGTTATGCtactgttttaaaatttctcttggtctgacaaaaaaaaacaaaaaaaaacagtataatCCATTTTGGTTGTCCCAAAAGTTATGGTGAAAAACCATAATGTTGTAGTTTTGTGACCTTTTTCAGGTAGTGGTATGATATAATAATACAAGAGCACATTCTCAattatcaataaactttaaactacaatgaaaatttcactggaactggaagacagtTTAAGtcttctaaaataaatgaacacagtCTACGTAATAACAGaattgttcttcaaaaaaagaGCTACTTaggaccaaagcaccagacagATGACGTTTTTCATCCagcttttggtagaaagaaaaaaaatgagaaaaattattaatcatccaaatggaaattattgcgtttgtttcaatttatcatacatttaattgatttattgcttattgtgacaggtctaatTAAACTAAGCAATTTGCAATCTGATATCCATAATAAgtgctttgtttgtttgccagGTGACTCAATGAGCCAGCAATGGAGACCAAAGGATACCAAAGTTTCTTTGATGGAGAAGACGCAGAGAATAAATGGTCTGAAGCCCCGAGCACGATGGAGTACTCCTGCAGCACAGAGGATTCGAGTCTGACTAGCAGCGACATCCTGATGGACGTAGTCAATGTCAGCTGCTGTGCTGGAAGCCTGGCAGCCGACAGCAAAGACAAGAATACCAAGAAGCAGGAGCAGCCAACGCTTCAGCTCAGCCAGAGCCAGCCATTTGTTCTCCCACACTTCAACAACACCCTGCATGGTCTTAAACAGGAAATGGACTCCAAGGAGCTTTCCAAGACTGTGGCTGAGTCTATGGGTCTGTATATGAACGCTGCCAGAGAGGCGGACTTTGCTTTCAGCCATCATGGAGGCAGCTCAAGCCCAGGGAAACCTTACCCAGTGTGTGGGCGCTCGCTGGAGGAGAACCAGTGCGGCTCCAAAAAGAGCCCCAAGTTGAAGCCATTTGGCTTTCAACAGCCAGGTGCCACTCCCAGGGAAAGCACCACTGGGACTGTAGTTAGTTCAGCGTCCATGCTTGTGTCCTCCCTGTCCTGCAGTCCCCAGACGTCCAGCTGCATCTCAAGCCCCGGAGGCAGCAACAACATGGTGTCATCTACAACCAGCCCTACATGCTTTGGACCACTATGCTCGTCTGTCAGCAGCCCTGGAAGCCAGACTTTGTGCGCAGCAACTCTAGCCAACATCAAGAGCAGGAATTCAGTCACATGTAGCCCTGTAGAGTCCAGCACAGTTGGTTCGCCCCCGCTGACCAGTCCGCTTAATGTCATGAGGTCCCCCATGTCCAGCCCACAGAGTATGAGCAGCGTGCGATCCCCTCCATCCTGCAGCACGACTTGTAACATTAGGTCGTCTGTTTCCAGCCCCACTGGTGGCAGCTGCACTGCTGCTACTAATAACAGTAACACAGCAAGGCTGTCCATCTCCAGTCCGGCCTCTGGGGGCCCAATGGCTGCCAGCAGCCCCCAGAACTCCTCCTCTGTTGGGTTTCCTGTGTCCAGTCCGGCTGGTGGGCTAGGTTTGGTTCAGAACGACACCAACAGTCCGGACGCGGAGGGGATGACCAGAGACACAGATTTCAAGAACTTTGAGTTCCCTAAAGTGGAGATGGTGGACGGGGAGGTGTTCAGCGTGGGGCTGGACCAGATGGGCATGGTTAAGTACATCAAGAATGAACCTGAAACTGACTTCCGGAGCATGTGTCTCGGCAGCTCCAAATGTAACGTGAGCAGCACGCCGTTAATCACGCAGATTAAGAGTGAGCCAAACAAAAACGAGGGTTGCATGAACCAGCAGCCCTTCGGAGAGACGTCGCCGTCCCTCAGCCTCTTCCCTGCATCCGAGACCACATATTTATCCCTGAGGAACAACATCGACGAGTACAGTCTCTCTGGGATCCTAGGACCCCCAGTCTCTTCTGTGAATGGGAACTATGAGACAGACTTGTTCTCCAACAATGTACTGTCTAAAGGGGTCAAACAGGAGTCCAATGACGGCAGCTATTACCAAGAGAATAACAGCATGTCCACCTCCGCCATTGTTGGAGTTAATTCCGGCGGACACTCATTCCATTACCAGATTGGAGCGCAAGGAACAATGTCATTCACGCGGCATGACATGAGAGACCCGTCCAACCCTTTGTTGAATCTAATTTCACCTGTAACGGCGTTAATGGAGTCGTGGAAATCTCGGCCAGGGTTGTCACAGGGTTCGCTGTCAGCCAGGAGTGAAGGCTTCTCGGGTCAGAACTGCATCGCTGACAGCATGTCAAGGTAAGAGGAAGAAAACGCGTCTCAAAGGAGTCTCTGGTTGAAATTTGAGGAGCAGCTTTACTTATGTCTTTCAGAGTATTCCTCTTGAATGTTTCATAAGTGATGTTTACCTTGAGAACTGCAAAATGGAATCAGTAACACTTAAAGTACTTAAAATGCATTGTGACACAGTGGGAACTGGAATTACACAACAAGGTTCAGGTCGCAGACATGACATCATTTCCCCGTGCTGCACTGCAACACCAAGGCAAAGTTTAGCTCTTATCTGCAAGCAATCCATAAATATAGACttattttattggtttcttATCAAGTCGTCTAGCTGAGATCTCCTAAAATGCAAATAGCTGTTTATTGTAGTCTGTTGGAagcattataaataataaatgtctgattattACAAGATTTTGTTGCCAAACACGTGTAATAAACAGCTGATTATGTTGAGGCCTAggggaaaataaatctgctagCTTGCTAAGATGGTAGAAATCAAACCCAGATGTTGAGGTTCGGTTTTGTTCTGGTCTACCAGATTCATCTGAAGAAAGTACATAATAAAggtgttaatgtttttaagctGTAACTTAAACtgttaaaccaaaacaacatcAAAGAAAAAAGCCCTAAACTTAAACAGATGCGTATTAAATACCAGTAAAATCGCTGAACTTTAAGGTCATTATGTTCTGGAAGTTGGACAGGTGATAAACACATTATCGCCGTTTTATGGAGGACATGTGAGTGACACAGATTTTATGAGccggagggaaaaaaaaagaaatataaacatagTCATAAACTACCTGCAGCTTACCTGCAGATCTTCAGTGAGGTGCTGTTGGTGTGTGTATACAGACCTCTGCTCAGATGGTGTTGGTGGAACAAGTAACTGGTTTTGGTACAGAAACAATCAACAGTCATGAAGTGGAAATTTACCTTCTCAGTTTATCCTTCTGAAGAGCTCACTGATTGTCCTGCTTGCCGTACCTTTGAGTTTTTAAGTTGTCTTCATGTCATTTGCTATCATTTTTGGTTCTGATTTAGCAGGATGAACTGCCAGATACAAtacattgcaaaaatatttgtacattttcagtttaGATTTTAAGTAGATTGAAACAAAATAGCGTTTCATTGTTAAAGAGGGAAAAATTAACAATTCTGTGGTTTAATGTAATCTGGACTATGACTGGGCCATCTTGTTACA harbors:
- the nr3c2 gene encoding mineralocorticoid receptor; protein product: METKGYQSFFDGEDAENKWSEAPSTMEYSCSTEDSSLTSSDILMDVVNVSCCAGSLAADSKDKNTKKQEQPTLQLSQSQPFVLPHFNNTLHGLKQEMDSKELSKTVAESMGLYMNAAREADFAFSHHGGSSSPGKPYPVCGRSLEENQCGSKKSPKLKPFGFQQPGATPRESTTGTVVSSASMLVSSLSCSPQTSSCISSPGGSNNMVSSTTSPTCFGPLCSSVSSPGSQTLCAATLANIKSRNSVTCSPVESSTVGSPPLTSPLNVMRSPMSSPQSMSSVRSPPSCSTTCNIRSSVSSPTGGSCTAATNNSNTARLSISSPASGGPMAASSPQNSSSVGFPVSSPAGGLGLVQNDTNSPDAEGMTRDTDFKNFEFPKVEMVDGEVFSVGLDQMGMVKYIKNEPETDFRSMCLGSSKCNVSSTPLITQIKSEPNKNEGCMNQQPFGETSPSLSLFPASETTYLSLRNNIDEYSLSGILGPPVSSVNGNYETDLFSNNVLSKGVKQESNDGSYYQENNSMSTSAIVGVNSGGHSFHYQIGAQGTMSFTRHDMRDPSNPLLNLISPVTALMESWKSRPGLSQGSLSARSEGFSGQNCIADSMSSSALRQPSSTAKVCLVCGDEASGCHYGVVTCGSCKVFFKRAVEGQHNYLCAGRNDCIIDKIRRKNCPACRVRKCLQAGMNLGARKSKKLKLKGVNEDLQSSKDAQIATGGVGGGYLSSEKELSASAANALVPHGPGVVTPFLPPSICSVLELIEPEEVYSGYDNTQPDTTDHLLSSLNRLAGKQMVRMVKWAKVLPGFRGLPIEDQITLIQYSWMCLSSFCLSWRSYKHTNGQMLYFAPDLIFNEERMRQSAMYDLCLGMRQVSQEFVRLQLTYDEFLSMKVLLLLSTVPKEGLKNQAAFEEMRVNYIKELRRSVGKATNNSGQTWQRFFQLTKLLDAMHDLVGNLLDFCFYTFRESQALKVEFPEMLVEIISDQIPKVESGLTHTIYFHKK